A segment of the Micromonospora sediminicola genome:
GCGCCGGCCCCGCACGCCGCCAGCACCAGCAGTTGTACGCCGGCGTCGGCGGCCTGCTCGGCCAGGCGCCAGCCGTAGCGCAGCGCCGCCTCCACCTGGTCGGCGGGGAGCGCCGGACCGTCCTCGAACGGCGCCGAGGTGGGTGCCTCGACGACCTGGAGGCTGGCGCCGTTCTCGGCGGCCAGCCGGGCCAGCGCGCCCCGCCCGGCGCGGGCCTGCCGGGCGCGGCGGGCCGACTCGCCGGGCGCCGCCCCGGCCGACGCGCCGCCGTCGTGGTCGCCGTGCAGCAGCAGCACCCGGACGGCGTCCCACGGGCGCGGGGTGGCGGTGCCCTGGGTGGCGGCGGCGAAGCCGACCACCTGCTCCAGCACGCCGAGCCCGGCGCCGGGGACGTCGAGCGTGGCGAGCCGGTCGACCGCCTGCGGGCCGGTGTAGTCGTCCGGCATCGGCAGTTCCATGCCGGGCTGGATGACCAGCCCGGTGGCGATCATCGGCAACGCCATGGTGGGGGCCGCCCAGTCGCCCGCGCCGGACGTCCCGCCCTGCCCCGGGGTGGGCACCGGCGCGGCGGTCGGGGTGAGCACCTCGGGCAGCGCCACGTCCGGCACGGCCCGACCGCCCGGGTCCGGCGTGGAGGCGGTGGACGGCGCCCAGGGCCGGTCGGCCGGGCGGGACTCGGCCGTTCCCGGGCCGGTCGCCGGTTCCGCCGGCGTGGCTCCGAGGCTTCCCGGGGCCGCCGGCCGCGCCGCCGGGGTGGACCCGGGCGTCGCCGGGGTGGTGGCGGCCGGGGTGGGCGGCTTGAGCCAGGCGGTCTGGCCGGCCACCACGAGCGCGACCGCGTCGCAGGCGTCGGCGACCGCCCGGTTGGTCGCGCCCAGCGCGTCGGTGAACGCCCGGCCCAGCGGCGTGGTGGGCACCAGCGACAGGCCGACCTCCGGGCTGACCAGCACCAGCCGCGCCTGGCTCGCGCGGACCGCGGCGGCCAGCTCGGCGACGGTGGCGGTGTCGTCGGCCGGCTGGTGGGCCGGGTCGAGCAGCACGGTGACCCAGCCGCCGAGGTCGTCCACGAGCACTGTGTCGTGCCGGCCGGCGGCGGTGATCAGCTCGGCCAGCCGGCCCGGATCCGCCGCGGTCTCCTCGGTGGTCCAACTCCCCGGCCGGCGGGCGCGGTGCGCCGCGAGGCGGCCCGCCCACTCGGTGTCCTCCGGGTCCCCGGCGGGGGCGGTGGCCACGTACCGGACCGTGGGCGCGTCGGCGACCAGTGACTCGGCGAACTCGGACTTGCCGGAGCGGATACCGCCGAGCACGAGGAGGGTGTGCCACCCGTCAACGGACATGCCCGTACCTTAGTTCTCCCGCCCGCGCCCCGCCCCTCCCCGCCCCCTCCCCGCGTCGATCTTGCGGTTGCGGCCCTCGGGATGCCGGAAATGGTGGTTCTGTCGGGGCGACAACTGCACGATCGCGGGCGCGGGGTCAGTCGCAGTGTTCGAAGGGGCTCGCGTAGGTGGCTCCGGGGGTGGAGCCGCCCCACTTCACGCAGACGCCGGCGGCGGTGGCCCGGACCGGGCCGGCGTAGTACTGGTAGCCGCCGCTCTGGGTCTGTCGGGCCCTGCCCTGGACCTCCAGGTACGTGGTCACCGTGGTCACCCGGCCGACGTCGGCGTCCTTGAGCGTCACCACGCAGTTGGCGCCGGACGCGGCGCTGTAGAGCAGGTAGACCCGTCCCTGCCGGACGCCGCCGGCGGTCAACGTGGCCGAGTCGATCACCTGGTAGCCGCTGCCGCACACCTGCGTCGCGGTGTACGGGTTCGCCTTCGGCGCCGCCGTCGGGCCGCTCGTCGGGGCGGGGGCGCCGGTGCTCGGCGCCGGTTCGCTCGGTGGCGCGGCGGTGCGGCTCGGCGTGGCCGACGGGGACCGGCCGGGCCGCCCCGCACGGCTCGGGCTCGGCGTCACCGGGCCGGCGTCGGCCGTCGTCGGCGGCACCGGATCGGCGACCGCCGACTCCCCGGCCACCGCGGTCGGGCCGGGCCCCGGGCCCGGCTCGTCGGGGGAGCGCAGCGCCGTCACGGCCACCGCGACCAGCACCGCGACCAGGGCCACACCGGCCGCGCCGGCCAGCGCCACCGTCCGCCGCCCGCGTCGCGCCGGCTCCTCGCGCGTCGCCGGCCCCTGATCCGACCCCGCCCACGAGGGGCCACCCGGGCCGGACCTCGGGTGCGGGTCGCCCGCTCCTTGCGACGGGAACGCGACGCCCGTACCCCGGCTCGGGAGGCCGGCCGGCGCGGACGCCGGGCTCGGGGGGCCGGCCGGCGCGGACGCCGGGCTCGGAGGGCCGGCCGGCGCGGACGCCGGGCCCGGTTCGGCGGGGCCGCTCACCGCCCACGGCGGGCGCGGCGGGACCGGCACGACGGCCAGCGTGGCGTCCCGGGCGTCCCGCGCGCCCTCGGCCAGGGCCAGCCCGGTCGGGAAGCGGTCGCGTGGGCTCTTCGCCAGCGCGCGTCGGACCACCTCGACCACCGCCGGGGGCGTGGTCGGCGGCAGCGGCGGCGGCTCGTCCTGCACGTGCCGCATCGCCACCTGCAGCGGGTTGTCGCCGTCGAAGGGCGGGCGGCCGGCCAGGCAGAAGTACGCCACCGCGCCGAGCGCGTACACGTCGGTGACCGGCGAGACGGGCTGGCCGGCGGCCTGCTCCGGGGACATGTACGAGGCGGTGCCGAGCACCATGTGGGCGGCGGTGATGCCGGCCATGGTGCTGGCCCGGGCGATGCCGAAGTCGACGAGCACCACCGTGCCGTCCCGCTTCACCAGCAGGTTCCCCGGCTTCACGTCTCGGTGCACGATGCCGGCGAGGTGGGCGGCGTGCAGTGCCTGGGCGGCCTGCCCCACCACCGACATGGTGGACGCCGGGTCGAGCCGCCCGGCCTGCCGCACCCAGCTCGACAGCGGCTGGCCGTCGACGTACTCCATCACCAGGTAGCTGACCTGGCTGCCGTCGGCGAGCACGGCCGAGCCGAAGTCGTGCACCTGCACGATGCCGGGGTGGCGCAGCGCGGCCAGCATCCGGGCCTCGGCGTGGAACCGGGTGGTGAACTCCGGGTCCGCGACCAGCGACGGCAGCAGCACCTTCACCGCGACGGCCCGGTCCAGGAGCGTGTCGGTGCACCTCCACACGGCGCCCATGCCACCGGTGGCGACGCGTTCGTCCAGCCGGTACCGCTCGCTGAGCACCACTCCCGAAGTCAGCACCGCGACACCGTACCGGCCGGCGGCCGGCATGATCCATGTGGCGGCGGGCCGTCGCGCGGCGGGCCGACTAGGCTTGCGGGGGTTTGGCGTCCCACGGGGCGACGGCGGCGAGGGGAGACGCGGCATGGCGTGGAGCTGGCGGTACGAGGGCACGAACGGCGAAGCGGTCGACGGACCGGCTGAGTCGTTCCCGAATCAGGCCGACGCCGAGTCCTGGATCGGCCAGACCTGGCGGGAGCTCGCGACGTCCGGCGTCACCACCGTCTCACTGGTCGAGGACGACCGGGTGGAATACCGGATGAGCCTGCAGCCCCCGGCCGAATGACCGGCTACGACCGCCCGGGCGACCCGCTGGTGCTCGGGGTCCCCCGGGCGGCGTTCCGGCCCAGCCCCATCTTCCTGGCGCTGGTCGCGCTCTTCGTGGCCGCCGGGGTGATGACCTGGAACCGGTACGGCAACGTCCGGTTCGACGTGTTCCTCTTCGTGGTGTCGGGCTGGCTGGTGTCGCTCTGCCTGCACGAGTACGCCCACGCCGTGATCGCCTACCGGGCCGGCGACCGGGACATCGCGCACCGCGGCTACCTGACGCTCAACCCGCTGAAGTACACCAGCCCGCTGCTGTCGATCGTGCTGCCGGTGGTCGTGGTGCTGCTCGGCGGCATCGGCCTGCCCGGCGGCGCGGTCTGGGTGGACCGGCACGCCATTCCCGGCCGGCTGCGGCACTCCCTGGTCAGCCTGGCCGGGCCGGCCACCAACGTGCTGTTCACGCTGGTGCTGGTAGCGGCGCTGACCTGGGGGCCCGACCTGGGCGGGCCGCTGGAGTTCTGGGCCGGCGTCGGGCTGCTCGCGTTCCTCCAGCTCACCGCCAGCGTGCTCAACCTGCTGCCGGTGCCGGGCCTGGACGGCGGCAACATGATCCAGCCCTGGCTCAGCCCCGCCTACCGGCGGATGTACGACCTGTTCGCCCCGTACGGATTCATCCTGCTCTTCGCGCTGCTGTGGAGCCCGCAGATCAACCGGGTGTTCTTCGGCGGGGTCTTCGCCGTCGGCGAGGCGCTCGGCCTGCCCCGGGAGCTGTACCAGCTCGGGTTCTACCTGATCCGCTTCTGGCAGGGCTGACGCGCCGTCCCGGGCCGACGGTGACCGCCGGCCCGGGACCGGGCGTCACGGACGCTGGGCCGGGCTCTCGGTCTGCGCCGGGTCCCGCTCGGTGACCGGCTCGACGATCTCGTCGATCGCCTTGAGCAGCTCGGCGTCGAGCTTCACGCCGGCCGCCTTGACGTTGTCGTGCACCTGCTCGGGCCGGGACGCGCCGATGATGGCCGAGGCGACGTTGGGGTTCTGCAACACCCAGGCGATGGCGAGCTGCGGCATGGTCAGCCCGGCCTGCTCGGCCAGGGGCTTGAGCCGCTGCACGCGGGTCAGCACGTCGTCGGTGAGCCACTTGGCGATGAAGTCGGCGCCGGACTTCTCGTCGGTGGCGCGCGAGCCGGCCGGCGGCGGCTGACCCGGCAGGTACTTGCCGGAGAGCACGCCCTGGGCCATCGGCGACCAGACGATCTGGCCGATGCCCAGCTCCTCGCTGGCCGGGACGACCTCGGTCTCGATGACCCGCCACAGCATCGAGTACTGCGGCTGGTTGGAGATCAGCGGGATGCGCAGCTCACGCGCGAGCGCGTGGGCCTCGCGCAGCTGCGACGCCTTCCACTCCGAGACGCCGATGTAGTGCGCCTTGCCGGAGCGTACGACGTCGGCGAAGGCCTCCATCGTCTCCTCCAGCGGGGTGCTGTAGTCGTAGCGGTGGGCCTGGTAGAGGTCGACGTGGTCGGTCTGCAGGCGGCGCAGCGAGCCGTCGATCGACTCCATGATGTGCTTGCGGGACAGGCCCCGGTCGTTGCGGCCCGGGCCGGTCGGCCAGTACACCTTGGTGAAGATCTCCAGCCCCTCGCGACGCTCGCCCTTGAGCGCCCGGCCGAGCACCGACTCGGCGCGGGTGCCGGCGTAGACGTCGGCGGTGTCGAACGTGGTGATGCCGCTGTCGAGGGCGGCCCGCACGCACGCGACGGCGGCCTCCTCCTCGACCTGCGAGCCGTGGGTGATCCAGTTGCCGTACGAGATCTCGCTGACCATCAGGCCGGAGCGGCCCAGGTGTCGGAATTCCATGCTTCCGACCCTAGTCCGGCCCGCCGGCCGGTGCCGCGCGGCGTTCACGCCGGCAGCAGCGCGTCCCGCATCCGGGCGCCGGAACGCCGGCTGCCCGACCCCGGCCCGGTCGACCCGGCCGCGCTCGGGCCCGCGGCCGCCCGCAACGGCATCGAGCTGCTGGGGCCCCCGCCGACGGCGTGAGACCGGGTCAGAGCACCGGGCTGGCGTCGGTGAGCAGCCGGTCGATCTCGGCGGCGACCTCCGCGCGGGCCCGGTGCACCGGATCGATCAGCGGCTCACCGCGCCGGTCCAACGCGCCCCACCGCCCCGACTCCGTGGTGACCAGGAACGCCACCGGGTGCACCACCAGCGTCGGGTACGCGGGCGCCACCACCACCCGGCCGCCCCGGTCCACCACGCCCCGGCGACCGGCCAGTTCGACCACGGCCAGACCGTCGGAGGTGAAGCCGTCCAGGTGCCGGCCGTCGGCCAGCGACGTGCCCAGACCGTGGTAGCGGGTCGGCACCACCACCGCCCCGGTCCGGTCCACCGCACCCCAGCCGCCGTTCTGCCGGACCGCCGCCAGCCCGTTGCGGAACGGCCGGGCCTCCTCGTACCCGGGTGGGATCTTCACGATGTTCATCTGGTCGACGGCCATCCACCGGCCCTTGCCGTCCATGGACACCCAGGACAGTCCCTCGGAGAACGGGCCCACGGCCCGGTAGCCGTTGTTCGCCTCGATCAGCGCCGCGCCGGTGCTGTCGATGAGCGCCCAGCGGGACGCCTCCGGCCGACGCACCCAGGCCAGCCCCTCGTGGAACGGCTGGGCCTCCGCGTACCGGTAGGCGACGACCAGTTCGCCGTCGGCGTCCGCGTACCCCCAGAGCTGCTGCTCATCGTCGAACGTCGGCACCGGGTAGCGCGGCGTGCCCAGGATCTCCTCCCGGGTGCGCGGCACCGGACCGAAGCCGCCGTCCGCGGCCCGCTCGGCCACCGCGTCCAGCGCGACCACGGTACGCGCGTTGAGCGGCCCGTCCTCGCCCTGCCGCAGGTCCAGCGCCCGCTCGAAGTGCAGGCACGCCTCGGTCAGCCGACCCTGGTCGAAGCAGGAACGCCCGGCGTGCTCGTGCAGCAACGCGCGCAGCCGGTCGGGCAGCTCCGGCGAGTTGGCCTCGGCGAAGAGCCGGTCGGCCTCCGCGTGCTCCCCACGCCAGCGCAGCACCTCGGCGAGGCGCGCGCGGGCCAGCGCGGTCCGCCGCAACTCGCCGGTGGACTCCGCGTACGTGAGGGCGAGCCGCGCGTCGGCGACCGCGTCGTCCAGGTCCCCGAGGACCCGGGACGCCACCGACCGGAGGCTGAGCAGCCGGGCCCGACTGCGGTTGTCCAACGCGGTGTCGAGCTTGCCGGTGAGACCGTCCCGGATCCGCCGCAACTCGTCCGGGTCGGGGGCCTCCTCGCGCAGCGTCCCCGGGTGCAGCCGCCAACCCACGGCGGCCAGCGCCTGCTCCGGGTCGACCGGCGGCTCCGGCTCGGGAGCGGACGCCCCGGCCTCCGGTCCCGCCTCCTGGGCACCCGAATCCGCCGGCCCGCCCGCGCCGGCGTCGACGGTCGGTCCCTCGCCCGCCGCCGCGTCGCCCCGCACCGGCTCCGCCGGGACCCCGTCCGGCTCCCCGCCGTGCGCGCGGGTCGCCGCGTCGTCCTCGATACGCGCCGGGACCCCGACGGTGCCGACCTCGGCCGTGGTCGCGCCCCGGTCCGTGCCGGCGTCGGTCCCGTCGGTCGAGTGATTGCCCTGCTCCGCGCCGGCGTCGGTCCCGTCGGTCCCGTGATTGCCCTGGTCCGTGGTGGTGCCGGTCCTGTCGGTCGAGGTGTCGCTCTGCTTCGCGGTGGTGCCGGTCCTGTCGGTCGAGGTGTCGCTCTGCTTCGCGGTGGTGCCGGTCCTGTCGGTCGAGGTGTCGCTCTGCTTCGCGGTGGTGCCGGGCGTTGTTGCCGGGGTGTCCTGGCCTGCGGTGGTGCTGGCCGGTGTCGTCGGGGTGTCGTGGTTCGTGGTGGTGCTGGCCGGTGCTGTGAGGGCGTCGGTGCTGTCGGAACGGGTGGCGCCGGCCGCGGCGAACGAGGCGGGCGTCGGCGCCGGGCCCGCTGGCGACGGCGAGGGCGCCGACGCCGGCGCGGGCGCTGCGGAGGTGGGGCGCGGCCCGGCGCCGAGGACCGGTTCGGTCGCCGTCCCGTCGTACCCGGTGGGGCTCGGCGTGCCGGGCCCGGGTGTCGGCGGCCGTGGCTCCGCGTCGGGCTGGGACGCGTCGGGCCGGGACGCGTCGGTCCGCGGGGCCTCGACCGTGGTCGCGGAGTCCGGTACGGCGGCCGCCACCCCGGCGACGTTCGGTTCCGGAGCTTGCGGGACGCCCGCCTCGCTGACGGGCGAGTCCGTGACACTCGGTTCCGGGCCGGTGTCCTCGGCGATCGCCCGCTCCGCAAGGACCCCGTCCGTCGCGGCCCGTTCCGTCGCGGTCTCCGCCGTCGCGGCGAGCAATTCGGCGGCCTGCTCGGTCGCGGCCTGCCCCGGGTGGTCCGGTGCGATGGTCCGGTGCTGCTCCACCCCGTTCGCGGTACCGCCGGACGTCGCCGATCCGGTGCACCCTGCCGTGTCGACGGACGCCACGAGATCACGGGCGTCGACGTCGGATTCGCCCGCTTCACCGGTGGCCCCCGACTCGACCGGTCCGCGGAGGCCGACCAGCTGCCCCTCCGCCCCCGACTCCTCACCCGCGCGAGATCTTGGAAGGAAAGGGCCCTCATCGGGGCCGGAATCTTCCAAGATCTCCGGCGGTGCCTCCGCGGTGGCGGCTCCGGTACGGGTGGACGGGGGAGCCGGCTCCGCGAGGTCGACCGGCCCCACGGAAGCGACGGGCTGCGCGAGAGCGGGCGGCGGTACGGAGTCGGCGGGCTTCGTCACTTCGGCCGGGAGCACGGAGCCGGCGGGCCCGGCCGGATGACCGAGGTCGGCCGGGTTCGGGGAATCGGCGGGCTTGGCGGGGTTGTCCGGGTGCTCGGGGTCGGCCGGGTTCGGGGAGTCGGCGGGCGTCATGGGGTCCGCCGGGTGCCCGGGGCCGGCCGGGTGCATGGGGCGGCCCGACTGCGCGGGGGTGGCCGGCCTCGTCGCGGCGGTTACCAGCTGGTCGTCCTCCCGGACGACGCCGGCGACAGGTGCCCCGCGGTAGCGGTCGCTGGAGTGCGGGAGGCCCGCCGGCTCCGCGGCATGGTGGGTGTCAGCCTCGACCAGTCGGTCGGCTCCGGGACGGTCGGCGCTGTCCGCGGGCGCGGACTCGGCCGGGGTGGACCCGGCGACCGTCGTGTCCTGGTCCGCAGGTCGCGTACCCGCGTCCTGGTCCCCGGTGGCCGTCGGTCGGTTCGGTCGGAACCAGGCTTCCGCGCCGGCGTCCGCGGCCTGCGGTGCGGGAGCTGTCCCCGCCACGGAGTGCCCGCTGCCGGCCCGTTCCGGCCGCTCTTCGACCGTTCCTCCGTCCTGCGCTCGGCCCGGCCGCTCGTCGACCCGGGCGGCGTTCGCACCCGCTGGAGGTTGACCGTTGTCCGTCGGCGGGGTTGGCCGGGTTTCCGCGCCGGGCCGAAGGTCCGCGGCGGTGCGGGGCTCGGACCCCGTCGTGGAGCCGGGACGGACGGTCGTGCCGACCTGGGGGCCGGTGGCCGGTCCCGGCTCCGGGCCGGATGTCGTGTCGGTCCCGACGCCGCTGACCGTGC
Coding sequences within it:
- a CDS encoding bifunctional adenosylcobinamide kinase/adenosylcobinamide-phosphate guanylyltransferase, yielding MSVDGWHTLLVLGGIRSGKSEFAESLVADAPTVRYVATAPAGDPEDTEWAGRLAAHRARRPGSWTTEETAADPGRLAELITAAGRHDTVLVDDLGGWVTVLLDPAHQPADDTATVAELAAAVRASQARLVLVSPEVGLSLVPTTPLGRAFTDALGATNRAVADACDAVALVVAGQTAWLKPPTPAATTPATPGSTPAARPAAPGSLGATPAEPATGPGTAESRPADRPWAPSTASTPDPGGRAVPDVALPEVLTPTAAPVPTPGQGGTSGAGDWAAPTMALPMIATGLVIQPGMELPMPDDYTGPQAVDRLATLDVPGAGLGVLEQVVGFAAATQGTATPRPWDAVRVLLLHGDHDGGASAGAAPGESARRARQARAGRGALARLAAENGASLQVVEAPTSAPFEDGPALPADQVEAALRYGWRLAEQAADAGVQLLVLAACGAGAEATAAAVLAATAGAEPPAVLGRVVNEQGEIDDAAWMVRCAAVRDALHRTRRSPREAHDILSELGGGDIAMATGVLLGATARRVPVLLDGPVGTAAGMVSRDLAGQARHWCLLPDHGGRPGVRLAADVLGLTPLLDLRLDLGEGATALAALPLLRSALTLAATLPVHPSLGGGAEDESFAEPEPAGPGPATTGADEPDFAEPEPAGPGPATTGADEPVFPGRRAD
- a CDS encoding aldo/keto reductase family protein, producing the protein MEFRHLGRSGLMVSEISYGNWITHGSQVEEEAAVACVRAALDSGITTFDTADVYAGTRAESVLGRALKGERREGLEIFTKVYWPTGPGRNDRGLSRKHIMESIDGSLRRLQTDHVDLYQAHRYDYSTPLEETMEAFADVVRSGKAHYIGVSEWKASQLREAHALARELRIPLISNQPQYSMLWRVIETEVVPASEELGIGQIVWSPMAQGVLSGKYLPGQPPPAGSRATDEKSGADFIAKWLTDDVLTRVQRLKPLAEQAGLTMPQLAIAWVLQNPNVASAIIGASRPEQVHDNVKAAGVKLDAELLKAIDEIVEPVTERDPAQTESPAQRP
- a CDS encoding site-2 protease family protein, with product MTGYDRPGDPLVLGVPRAAFRPSPIFLALVALFVAAGVMTWNRYGNVRFDVFLFVVSGWLVSLCLHEYAHAVIAYRAGDRDIAHRGYLTLNPLKYTSPLLSIVLPVVVVLLGGIGLPGGAVWVDRHAIPGRLRHSLVSLAGPATNVLFTLVLVAALTWGPDLGGPLEFWAGVGLLAFLQLTASVLNLLPVPGLDGGNMIQPWLSPAYRRMYDLFAPYGFILLFALLWSPQINRVFFGGVFAVGEALGLPRELYQLGFYLIRFWQG
- a CDS encoding WG repeat-containing protein, giving the protein MEQHRTIAPDHPGQAATEQAAELLAATAETATERAATDGVLAERAIAEDTGPEPSVTDSPVSEAGVPQAPEPNVAGVAAAVPDSATTVEAPRTDASRPDASQPDAEPRPPTPGPGTPSPTGYDGTATEPVLGAGPRPTSAAPAPASAPSPSPAGPAPTPASFAAAGATRSDSTDALTAPASTTTNHDTPTTPASTTAGQDTPATTPGTTAKQSDTSTDRTGTTAKQSDTSTDRTGTTAKQSDTSTDRTGTTTDQGNHGTDGTDAGAEQGNHSTDGTDAGTDRGATTAEVGTVGVPARIEDDAATRAHGGEPDGVPAEPVRGDAAAGEGPTVDAGAGGPADSGAQEAGPEAGASAPEPEPPVDPEQALAAVGWRLHPGTLREEAPDPDELRRIRDGLTGKLDTALDNRSRARLLSLRSVASRVLGDLDDAVADARLALTYAESTGELRRTALARARLAEVLRWRGEHAEADRLFAEANSPELPDRLRALLHEHAGRSCFDQGRLTEACLHFERALDLRQGEDGPLNARTVVALDAVAERAADGGFGPVPRTREEILGTPRYPVPTFDDEQQLWGYADADGELVVAYRYAEAQPFHEGLAWVRRPEASRWALIDSTGAALIEANNGYRAVGPFSEGLSWVSMDGKGRWMAVDQMNIVKIPPGYEEARPFRNGLAAVRQNGGWGAVDRTGAVVVPTRYHGLGTSLADGRHLDGFTSDGLAVVELAGRRGVVDRGGRVVVAPAYPTLVVHPVAFLVTTESGRWGALDRRGEPLIDPVHRARAEVAAEIDRLLTDASPVL
- a CDS encoding serine/threonine-protein kinase — translated: MLTSGVVLSERYRLDERVATGGMGAVWRCTDTLLDRAVAVKVLLPSLVADPEFTTRFHAEARMLAALRHPGIVQVHDFGSAVLADGSQVSYLVMEYVDGQPLSSWVRQAGRLDPASTMSVVGQAAQALHAAHLAGIVHRDVKPGNLLVKRDGTVVLVDFGIARASTMAGITAAHMVLGTASYMSPEQAAGQPVSPVTDVYALGAVAYFCLAGRPPFDGDNPLQVAMRHVQDEPPPLPPTTPPAVVEVVRRALAKSPRDRFPTGLALAEGARDARDATLAVVPVPPRPPWAVSGPAEPGPASAPAGPPSPASAPAGPPSPASAPAGLPSRGTGVAFPSQGAGDPHPRSGPGGPSWAGSDQGPATREEPARRGRRTVALAGAAGVALVAVLVAVAVTALRSPDEPGPGPGPTAVAGESAVADPVPPTTADAGPVTPSPSRAGRPGRSPSATPSRTAAPPSEPAPSTGAPAPTSGPTAAPKANPYTATQVCGSGYQVIDSATLTAGGVRQGRVYLLYSAASGANCVVTLKDADVGRVTTVTTYLEVQGRARQTQSGGYQYYAGPVRATAAGVCVKWGGSTPGATYASPFEHCD